Proteins co-encoded in one Acidobacteriota bacterium genomic window:
- a CDS encoding PAS domain-containing protein, whose translation MRLKTKLVVSATGLTFAIVAVLSTLFVGELLRQRIEQTAAANDVLAHEVVLMTRQAVETGLRANPPSDGTDQAFDAAVRDALRSHLPLGDIMNAIVRYSPTVQDVSVVDAHGVAVVSTDPDGVNQRIGRRSSLDILQTGSVAFQIRQVFGKPRVLDTVQALDRNGQPFLVVHVGVRSTFLKNSYEPWLRAAALFALLAAVAAMMFAALLANLALQPIESISRQLEKLSLQQGVKPSLEESNESDSDAVVRVSQTIDRLGEQIRTKEAGYTALQANLNQMLDTLRDGVLMFTEDHRAVMVSDAVAYFLNRSEGELVGKQLEEIFEPDTALGAAVLSAFASGDQVSAERVTLEDGRQVQISLDRIDDGLGGGSMGTLLTLRDIESMMQLGQELEIARRLAAIGRLTAGVGHEVKNPINAMVVHLELLKGKLNAAGPEAFGGAQRHVDILANEMQRLDRVVQTLADFSRPMELTLKEHDLRRVIGAVVELASAEMQENGVRVLVDAPADPVLVRVDAELVRQAVLNLLLNGMQAMPDGGTVRVTVRRDHQFSVVEIMDQGVGIPADVLPRIFELYFTTKPRGSGIGLALTYRILQIHGGALDVRSNPDPAAADRGTTFTLRLPMAAGSATETRKATLGARSRAVGEHV comes from the coding sequence ATGCGCCTGAAGACGAAGCTGGTGGTATCGGCTACGGGGCTGACGTTTGCGATTGTTGCGGTGCTGTCGACGTTATTCGTCGGTGAGCTGCTGCGGCAGAGGATCGAGCAGACGGCTGCAGCCAACGACGTGCTTGCGCACGAAGTGGTGCTGATGACGCGCCAGGCGGTGGAGACGGGACTTCGCGCCAATCCTCCTTCCGATGGGACGGACCAGGCCTTCGATGCGGCGGTGAGGGACGCTCTGCGGAGCCATCTGCCATTGGGCGACATCATGAATGCCATCGTGCGCTACTCGCCGACGGTGCAGGATGTGAGCGTGGTGGACGCTCACGGAGTAGCGGTGGTGAGCACCGATCCCGATGGAGTGAACCAGCGGATAGGACGTCGCAGCAGCCTGGATATCCTGCAGACGGGAAGCGTCGCATTTCAGATTCGGCAGGTGTTCGGTAAGCCGCGGGTATTGGATACGGTGCAGGCGCTGGACCGCAATGGGCAGCCGTTTCTGGTCGTGCATGTGGGGGTGCGCTCGACGTTTCTGAAGAACTCGTATGAGCCATGGCTGCGGGCGGCGGCGCTGTTTGCGCTGCTGGCGGCGGTGGCCGCGATGATGTTTGCCGCGCTGCTGGCTAACCTGGCGTTGCAGCCGATTGAGTCGATCAGCAGGCAGCTTGAGAAACTATCGCTGCAACAGGGAGTGAAGCCGTCGCTGGAGGAGTCGAATGAATCGGACAGCGATGCGGTGGTGAGGGTATCGCAGACAATCGACCGTCTGGGAGAACAAATTCGCACCAAGGAGGCCGGATATACGGCGCTACAGGCAAACCTTAACCAGATGCTGGATACGCTGCGCGACGGCGTGCTGATGTTCACGGAAGACCATCGGGCAGTGATGGTGTCGGATGCGGTGGCGTACTTTTTGAACCGTTCCGAAGGCGAGTTGGTGGGCAAGCAGTTGGAGGAGATCTTTGAGCCGGATACGGCGCTGGGAGCTGCTGTGTTGAGCGCGTTCGCGAGCGGCGACCAGGTGAGCGCGGAGCGAGTGACGCTGGAGGATGGAAGGCAGGTGCAGATCTCGCTGGACCGCATCGACGATGGACTGGGCGGCGGAAGCATGGGAACGCTGCTGACGCTGCGCGATATTGAGTCGATGATGCAGCTGGGACAGGAGCTTGAGATTGCACGGAGACTGGCGGCGATTGGAAGGCTTACCGCCGGTGTCGGCCACGAGGTGAAGAACCCTATCAATGCCATGGTGGTGCATCTGGAGCTATTGAAGGGCAAGCTGAATGCCGCGGGGCCGGAGGCGTTTGGCGGGGCCCAGCGGCATGTCGACATTCTGGCAAACGAGATGCAGCGGCTGGACCGCGTGGTGCAGACGCTCGCAGACTTCTCACGGCCGATGGAGCTGACGTTGAAGGAGCACGACCTGAGGCGGGTGATCGGGGCCGTTGTGGAGCTGGCTTCGGCCGAGATGCAGGAGAATGGGGTCCGCGTGCTGGTGGACGCGCCGGCGGATCCGGTGTTGGTTAGAGTGGATGCAGAGTTGGTGCGTCAGGCGGTGCTGAACCTGCTTCTGAACGGAATGCAGGCCATGCCCGACGGCGGAACGGTGAGAGTGACGGTTCGGAGAGACCACCAATTCAGCGTGGTCGAGATTATGGACCAGGGCGTCGGGATACCTGCGGATGTGCTTCCACGGATATTTGAACTTTATTTCACAACAAAACCTCGCGGAAGCGGAATCGGATTGGCGCTGACGTACCGTATTCTGCAAATACATGGCGGCGCGCTCGATGTGCGATCGAACCCAGACCCTGCAGCAGCCGATCGAGGGACAACATTCACGCTGCGATTGCCGATGGCGGCAGGATCGGCAACAGAGACAAGGAAGGCCACGCTGGGAGCCAGGAGCAGAGCCGTAGGAGAGCACGTTTGA
- a CDS encoding sigma-54-dependent Fis family transcriptional regulator — translation MERVLIVEDEIHARTGLTELIESWGYRAEGAADGAEGLEKVSSWKPAIVVTDLKMPRMDGMELLRRIGELPERIAVVMMTAQGSIESAVEAMRIGAYDYVPKPVDPMRLRTILQNASLQHDTDADTEFEAKKRKQRDTGMLGPLVGTSQKMKQIFSLIERVAPSNVSVLVTGESGTGKELVARALHELSSRRNKPFVAVNCAAIPETLIESEIFGHEKGAFTGALERRAGCFELAEEGTLLLDEIGEMPAATQAKLLRVLENRTLRRLGSKVETPVDVRVVAATNKDPEAAVAAGELRGDLYYRLNVFNIQMPPLREHVEDIGAIAQKMITDMNERHNCSVTGVKDTLLKRMEAYSWPGNVRELRNTIERATILAGTGMLSVEHLPPHFGEPGFAPVLTKSGRFAVPESISDSGTVRLSAVDKYLEDQNTVRVEVGTTVDEAERQLILKTLLSTHNNKTKAAEILGISSKTLQNKLKEYSNNSALVD, via the coding sequence TTGGAAAGAGTTTTAATCGTCGAAGATGAGATCCATGCGCGCACGGGGCTGACCGAGCTGATCGAGAGCTGGGGATACCGGGCTGAAGGCGCAGCGGATGGGGCTGAGGGGCTGGAGAAGGTGTCCTCGTGGAAGCCTGCCATTGTGGTGACGGACCTGAAGATGCCCCGGATGGATGGCATGGAGCTTCTGCGGCGCATCGGCGAGCTGCCGGAGCGGATTGCGGTGGTGATGATGACGGCGCAGGGGTCGATCGAGTCGGCGGTGGAGGCGATGCGTATCGGCGCTTACGACTATGTGCCGAAGCCGGTTGACCCGATGCGGCTGCGGACGATTCTACAGAACGCCAGCCTGCAACACGACACGGATGCGGACACGGAGTTCGAGGCGAAGAAGCGCAAGCAGCGCGATACGGGCATGCTGGGGCCGCTGGTGGGCACGTCGCAGAAGATGAAGCAGATCTTCTCGCTGATTGAGCGTGTGGCGCCTTCAAACGTAAGCGTTCTGGTAACCGGGGAGAGCGGTACGGGCAAGGAGCTTGTGGCGCGTGCGCTGCACGAACTGAGCTCGCGGCGCAACAAGCCGTTTGTGGCGGTGAACTGCGCGGCGATTCCCGAGACGCTGATCGAGAGCGAGATCTTCGGGCATGAGAAGGGCGCATTTACGGGCGCGCTGGAGCGCAGGGCGGGCTGCTTTGAGCTGGCGGAGGAGGGAACCCTGCTGCTGGACGAGATTGGCGAGATGCCGGCCGCGACGCAGGCGAAGCTGTTGCGCGTGCTGGAGAACAGAACGCTGCGCAGGCTTGGCAGCAAGGTCGAAACGCCGGTGGATGTGCGTGTAGTCGCCGCAACGAATAAAGACCCGGAGGCTGCGGTTGCCGCGGGTGAACTGCGTGGCGACCTGTACTACCGGTTGAATGTGTTCAATATCCAGATGCCGCCGCTGCGCGAGCATGTGGAGGATATTGGCGCGATTGCGCAGAAGATGATCACGGACATGAACGAGCGTCACAACTGCTCGGTGACAGGAGTGAAGGACACCCTGCTGAAGCGGATGGAGGCTTATAGCTGGCCGGGCAATGTGCGCGAGCTTCGCAACACGATAGAGCGGGCCACGATTCTGGCTGGGACGGGAATGCTGAGCGTGGAGCATCTGCCGCCTCATTTTGGCGAGCCGGGGTTTGCTCCTGTGTTGACGAAGAGCGGGCGGTTTGCGGTTCCGGAGAGCATCTCGGACAGCGGGACGGTGCGTTTGAGCGCGGTGGACAAGTATCTGGAGGACCAGAACACGGTCCGTGTCGAGGTTGGCACGACGGTGGACGAGGCTGAGCGCCAGCTTATTCTGAAGACGTTGCTGTCGACGCACAATAACAAGACAAAGGCTGCGGAGATACTTGGAATAAGTTCAAAGACTTTGCAGAACAAGTTAAAGGAATACTCGAATAATTCTGCTCTGGTGGACTAG
- a CDS encoding sulfurtransferase, translated as MLEPEITAEAYAELRKQDKAPLLLDVREPWEAHAASLPEAKLMPMGDVPSRSHQELDPDQPIVVLCHHGMRSLSVTMWLRNQGFDHVQSLAGGIDRWSRFIDPAVPRY; from the coding sequence ATGCTGGAACCCGAAATCACCGCAGAGGCGTATGCCGAGCTCCGCAAACAGGACAAAGCTCCCCTCTTATTAGACGTCCGCGAGCCATGGGAGGCTCACGCCGCCAGCCTCCCCGAGGCCAAATTGATGCCCATGGGCGATGTCCCCTCCCGCTCCCACCAGGAACTCGACCCCGACCAGCCCATCGTCGTCCTCTGCCATCACGGCATGAGGTCGCTCTCCGTCACCATGTGGCTGCGCAATCAGGGCTTCGACCACGTCCAATCCCTCGCCGGAGGAATCGATCGTTGGTCCCGCTTCATCGACCCCGCAGTTCCTCGCTACTGA
- a CDS encoding PAS domain S-box protein, with translation MTHRQPSKAGQRKPGSSRKTAGGKGKKLREEHVPSPRLLPKRHHKTDDSSALLSSIVESSDDAIVSCTLDGKITSWNAGAEKIFGYSAVEAIGRPTSVLTSATAKDDAANVLRKIRLGQRVDHYETWRRHKDSSDIFVSLTVSPVYDSSGKIVGASKIARDITASHHAEQALRNADKLALAGRMSASIAHEINNPLEAITNLLFLLQQEPISEPGRAYLQLAQSELTRVTRIVSQTLSFFRTATQPAFEDLATAAENALALHAGRLLLSNVSVETAYLAASPLLCHPGEMRQILANLIGNALDAMASKGRLVLRIRPATSTTSGTQGIRLTVADTGSGMTQATQSRLFDPFYTTKGSAGTGLGLWVTRQIVQNHKGRISVRSSQSPAHSGTVFSIFFPYLAAVPAQTGLQPDPCSISPGDESRHTHAALDQPSVAYNAA, from the coding sequence GTGACACATAGGCAACCATCGAAGGCCGGGCAACGGAAACCTGGTTCTTCTCGAAAAACAGCCGGTGGCAAAGGCAAGAAACTCCGCGAGGAGCACGTCCCTTCACCGCGGCTGCTGCCAAAGCGGCATCACAAGACTGACGATAGCTCCGCCCTTCTTTCCTCCATCGTCGAAAGCTCCGACGACGCCATCGTCAGTTGTACTCTCGACGGCAAAATCACCAGTTGGAACGCCGGAGCAGAAAAGATATTCGGCTACTCCGCTGTCGAGGCCATCGGGCGACCCACCTCGGTCCTCACCTCCGCCACGGCAAAAGACGACGCCGCAAACGTCCTTCGCAAGATCCGTCTCGGCCAGCGCGTCGACCACTACGAGACCTGGCGTCGCCATAAAGACTCCTCCGACATCTTCGTCTCTCTCACGGTCTCTCCCGTATACGACTCCTCCGGCAAAATCGTCGGCGCCTCAAAGATCGCTCGCGACATCACCGCCTCGCATCACGCTGAACAGGCACTTCGCAACGCCGACAAACTCGCCCTCGCCGGACGCATGTCCGCCAGCATCGCCCACGAGATCAACAATCCTCTCGAGGCCATCACCAACCTGCTCTTCCTCCTCCAGCAGGAACCAATCTCCGAACCGGGACGCGCCTATCTCCAACTCGCCCAGAGCGAGCTCACTCGCGTCACCCGCATCGTCTCGCAGACCCTCAGTTTCTTCCGCACTGCAACCCAACCTGCATTCGAGGACCTGGCAACCGCCGCAGAGAACGCCCTCGCACTCCACGCCGGAAGACTGCTCCTCTCCAATGTCTCTGTTGAAACCGCCTACCTCGCTGCCTCGCCCCTGCTCTGCCATCCGGGTGAAATGCGGCAGATCCTGGCAAACCTCATCGGCAACGCGCTCGACGCCATGGCGTCGAAAGGCCGTCTGGTCCTCCGTATTCGTCCGGCAACAAGCACAACATCCGGCACTCAGGGAATCAGGCTCACCGTCGCCGACACCGGCTCGGGAATGACACAGGCAACCCAGAGCCGTCTCTTCGATCCCTTCTACACTACAAAAGGATCGGCCGGCACAGGCCTCGGTCTTTGGGTCACCCGGCAGATCGTTCAGAACCACAAAGGGCGCATCTCCGTGCGGAGCAGCCAGTCTCCCGCCCACAGTGGCACTGTCTTCTCTATCTTCTTTCCCTATCTCGCGGCAGTTCCCGCGCAGACCGGCCTACAGCCTGACCCATGCTCTATTTCGCCCGGGGATGAGTCTCGTCATACACACGCTGCACTTGACCAACCGTCAGTTGCGTATAACGCTGCGTAG
- a CDS encoding tyrosine-type recombinase/integrase has product MEQVSEFARLAERFLSMLANERGASEHTVRAYAREVRNFTAYLEELLGKDAKVKTVEHLHIRAYLGVLYQRGLTKASAARALAAVRSWFKWMAKEGVVEQNPALLVSTPKLPKHLPRVPSAEEVNRVLNSLEKPGTRTKAKKLSAEDVGAVAWPERDRVIFELLYGCGIRNSELVGLNVDSVKWGDDAILVRGKGKKERLVPLGDEAAIALREYLPAREARLITAGKGAKVHGGPLLTNLRMRGDCRLTTRSVGRIVKAIALSRGLAADVHPHTLRHAFGTHMLEEGADLRAIQEMLGHERLSTTQRYTQLTVGQVQRVYDETHPRAK; this is encoded by the coding sequence ATGGAACAGGTGAGTGAGTTTGCGAGGTTGGCGGAGCGTTTTCTTTCGATGCTGGCGAACGAGCGTGGAGCGTCGGAGCATACGGTGCGGGCGTATGCGCGGGAGGTGCGTAACTTCACCGCCTATCTGGAAGAGCTGCTGGGCAAGGACGCCAAGGTAAAGACTGTCGAGCACCTGCATATTCGAGCGTATCTGGGGGTGCTCTATCAGCGCGGGCTGACGAAGGCGAGCGCGGCGCGGGCGCTGGCAGCAGTGCGGAGCTGGTTCAAGTGGATGGCGAAGGAGGGTGTGGTGGAGCAGAACCCTGCGCTGCTGGTGAGCACGCCGAAGCTGCCGAAGCACCTTCCGCGTGTACCGAGCGCGGAGGAGGTGAACCGCGTGCTCAATTCGCTTGAAAAGCCTGGTACCCGAACAAAGGCGAAGAAGCTATCTGCGGAAGATGTGGGTGCGGTGGCGTGGCCGGAGCGCGACCGTGTGATCTTTGAGCTGCTGTATGGCTGCGGGATTCGCAACTCGGAGCTGGTAGGGCTGAACGTGGACAGCGTGAAGTGGGGAGACGATGCGATTCTGGTTCGCGGCAAAGGGAAGAAGGAGAGGCTTGTTCCCCTGGGCGATGAAGCGGCGATCGCATTGCGGGAGTATCTTCCGGCACGCGAGGCCCGGCTGATCACAGCGGGTAAAGGAGCGAAGGTGCACGGCGGGCCGTTGCTGACGAACCTCCGCATGAGGGGAGATTGCAGGCTGACGACGCGGAGCGTGGGAAGGATCGTGAAGGCCATTGCTCTCAGCCGGGGACTGGCGGCGGACGTTCATCCGCACACGCTGCGTCATGCGTTTGGGACGCACATGCTGGAGGAGGGGGCGGACCTGCGCGCGATCCAGGAGATGCTGGGGCACGAACGTCTGTCGACTACGCAGCGTTATACGCAACTGACGGTTGGTCAAGTGCAGCGTGTGTATGACGAGACTCATCCCCGGGCGAAATAG
- a CDS encoding tyrosine recombinase XerD yields the protein MQEQGESTGNVRIVREYVTYLRVEKGMRPATCEAYRRDIEQFAEHVEGRDGLLVGARQADVSGFMEGLRGHGVESRSIARKLSALRGFYRWLLMDKKITHDPTVNVESPSSWKILPKSLAESDVTVMLDRTGTAARAADADGLSLRDHAILELLYAGGLRVSEICGLHVEDLNLDAGRALVRGKGDKERIVPLGRAAVEALEMYLKLGRPELVNGAMQRALFLSVRGKPLTRQWVWEMVRAASPTGTKASPHKLRHSCATHMVEHGADLRSVQTLLGHADIATTQVYTHVALGRLKQVHRMHHPRGRRRANAG from the coding sequence ATGCAGGAACAGGGCGAGAGTACGGGGAACGTACGGATTGTGCGCGAGTATGTGACGTATCTGCGTGTGGAGAAGGGAATGCGTCCAGCGACGTGCGAGGCATACCGGCGCGATATTGAGCAGTTTGCGGAGCATGTTGAGGGGCGCGATGGTCTGTTGGTGGGAGCGCGGCAGGCGGATGTGAGCGGATTTATGGAGGGGCTGCGCGGGCATGGGGTGGAGTCGCGGTCGATTGCGCGGAAGCTGAGCGCGCTACGCGGGTTCTATCGCTGGCTGCTGATGGACAAGAAGATTACGCATGATCCCACGGTGAATGTGGAGTCGCCGTCGAGCTGGAAGATTCTGCCGAAGAGCCTTGCGGAGAGCGATGTGACGGTGATGCTGGACCGGACGGGAACGGCGGCCCGTGCGGCGGATGCGGATGGGTTATCGCTGCGCGACCATGCGATTCTCGAGCTGCTTTACGCAGGGGGTCTGCGGGTTTCGGAGATATGCGGACTGCATGTCGAGGACTTGAATCTCGATGCCGGCCGCGCGCTGGTTCGAGGCAAAGGGGACAAGGAGCGCATTGTTCCTCTGGGGCGTGCGGCGGTCGAGGCGCTGGAGATGTATTTGAAGCTGGGAAGACCGGAGCTGGTGAACGGGGCGATGCAGCGGGCGTTGTTTCTGAGTGTGAGGGGCAAGCCTCTGACGCGGCAGTGGGTTTGGGAGATGGTGCGGGCGGCTTCTCCGACCGGGACGAAAGCGAGTCCTCACAAGCTGCGGCATAGCTGCGCGACGCACATGGTGGAGCATGGCGCGGACCTGAGAAGCGTACAGACACTGCTTGGTCATGCGGACATTGCGACGACGCAGGTGTATACGCATGTGGCGCTGGGGCGGCTGAAGCAGGTGCATCGGATGCATCATCCGCGGGGGCGACGACGGGCGAATGCGGGGTGA